ATGACGAAAATCCTTTGAAACGTGCTTCCGGAATATTTCCAATTGAATCCATGGTATTAGGAGGAAAATTGGTCTATACCCCCAAACCCACCAAGGAAGGAACCGCAAAATGAAAGGCCCATCCTCAGAATTTGAACGTTTATTAGAAGAAAGTTTTAAAAAAAGACAATCCATCGAACCCGGCTCACGTCATGAAGCCAAAGTAACAGCTGTTAAGAATGATTATGTATTCATTCGCACTGTAGAAAATAAAATCACAGGAAACATCTCTATTGAAGAATGGAGAGAAGAAGTTTTGCCTAAGGTTGGCGATACTCTTATTGTTTATTTTTTAAAAGAAAACTCTGGAGATTTTTATTTTACGACCTGTCTTTCTGGAGACAACCTAACAGAAGAGCATATGGAAATGGCGGCACAACACGAAATTCCTGTCCTCGGTCAAATGTTAGCAGAAACAAACGGCGGTTGGGATGTCAAACTTGGCAGTCACGCAGCCTTTGTTCCCTTTAGCCAATTGGATGGTTCCTTAAAAGGAACAAACATAGCAGGCAAACGAATTAAATTTGTGATCTCGGAACTTGGCAAAAAACAAAACAAAATTGTTTTGTCTCAGAAAAAAATTGCTGATAAAGAACGAGAAACCAAAAAACAACTGTTACGTGAAGAATTGAAGGTAGGAATTTTTGTTTCCTGCACGGTCAAAAGCATTCATAAATTTGGTCTGATTGTGGACATGGATGGATTTGATGCTTTGGTTCCACAGTCGGAAGCAACTTACAAAAAAAATGCCGACCTGACAACAGAATTTCGTGTGGGAGAAACTCTCCGTGCTAAAATCCTCACTCTGGATTGGTCCACAAACAAAATTTCTCTTAGCGTAAAAGACTTTTTGTCCGACCCATGGTCAGGAAAACTTCCTTTTAAAGAATCTGATATTGTCACGGGAACTTTAGAGTCGATCAAACCTTTTGGTCTCTTTGTTCGGTTAGGTGATGATTTTTCTGGTCTTGTGCCGAACAAAGAAACAGGAGTTCCGGCGCGCACTCCATTAAATACTGTATTCAATCCAGGCCAAAAGTTGGAAGTTTTTGTTTTGGAGATCAATCCAGAAAAAAGGCAAATTGCTTTGTCAATTTCCAAAGCTAGTGAGGCGAAGGATCGAATGGAATACCAGGAGTATATGTCCAAGGAAGAAACTTCTGGATCCGTCTCTAGTTTTGGATTGGCCCTTCAAAAATCTTTGGAAAAAAAGAATAAGAAGTAATTCACGATTTGGAGATCGCACTTTTTAGACCAGAAATTCCACCTAACACGGGAAATATTGCAAGACTTTGTGTGAATGCCGGAGTTCCCCTTTCCATTGTGGGGGAGCCTTCTTTTGACCTTTCGGAAAAGGCAGTCCGGCGGGCCGGCCTGGATTATTGGAAGGATTTGGATCTTCGGAGGTTTGCCGATTACGAAGAATTTCGGTCCAAAAAAGAGCAAGAAGGGAGCCGGATTTTCCTGGTTTCCAAGTTTGGGACCAAAGTGTACTGGGATGTGGACTTTGAAAAGAATGATGTCTTCCTTTTTGGACGGGAAACTTCAGGCCTACCGGAAGAAATCCACAAGTCTTGCCCTCCAGAGCATATTATTTCCTTACCTATGGCAGAGCTGAGTCGTTCCATCAATCTTTCCAATGCTGTTGCCATTGTGCTTTATGAAGCACTGCGCCAAGAGAAAACACGGACTAATCCCTAAAGGATAAAACAATTTACAACTCTTCCGTTCCCCTTGAAATGGGAATATATGCCGTTCCCTCTCTCCAGAACTGAGTTAGAGAAAGAAGTGAAAACTTTGTTCTCCAATGGCCTCTCGGGGAATGTGAACGATTTTTACTCTTGGGTGTTTATGGAAACCCAAAGAAAATTCAAGGACAATCCCAATACAACTTTGGAAGGAATCACCTCTCTCCTTGAAGACTTAATCAAAGACGGAATCATCACTACAAACCCTCTGGATCCGCGTGAGTATTTACTACCCGATGCTTCTCCTATCATTCGTAAGATGGGAACAACTGAACAATTCGTAATTCTTGGGGCTCTTCCTTACAACCCGATGCAGTATGTTCGGGCCAGGCTTGATTATTTTCTGAAACGGAATGGGATTCAAGAAGAGTTACGAATGGACCTTTGTATTGCCACGGTAGAAGCAGTGGAGAATGCAGCCAAGTATG
The sequence above is drawn from the Leptospira sp. WS4.C2 genome and encodes:
- a CDS encoding S1 RNA-binding domain-containing protein, yielding MKGPSSEFERLLEESFKKRQSIEPGSRHEAKVTAVKNDYVFIRTVENKITGNISIEEWREEVLPKVGDTLIVYFLKENSGDFYFTTCLSGDNLTEEHMEMAAQHEIPVLGQMLAETNGGWDVKLGSHAAFVPFSQLDGSLKGTNIAGKRIKFVISELGKKQNKIVLSQKKIADKERETKKQLLREELKVGIFVSCTVKSIHKFGLIVDMDGFDALVPQSEATYKKNADLTTEFRVGETLRAKILTLDWSTNKISLSVKDFLSDPWSGKLPFKESDIVTGTLESIKPFGLFVRLGDDFSGLVPNKETGVPARTPLNTVFNPGQKLEVFVLEINPEKRQIALSISKASEAKDRMEYQEYMSKEETSGSVSSFGLALQKSLEKKNKK
- a CDS encoding tRNA (cytidine(34)-2'-O)-methyltransferase produces the protein MEIALFRPEIPPNTGNIARLCVNAGVPLSIVGEPSFDLSEKAVRRAGLDYWKDLDLRRFADYEEFRSKKEQEGSRIFLVSKFGTKVYWDVDFEKNDVFLFGRETSGLPEEIHKSCPPEHIISLPMAELSRSINLSNAVAIVLYEALRQEKTRTNP
- a CDS encoding ATP-binding protein, translated to MPFPLSRTELEKEVKTLFSNGLSGNVNDFYSWVFMETQRKFKDNPNTTLEGITSLLEDLIKDGIITTNPLDPREYLLPDASPIIRKMGTTEQFVILGALPYNPMQYVRARLDYFLKRNGIQEELRMDLCIATVEAVENAAKYGDGGGVEVNFQIDKHKTFTIEMINTVKDFNLEDDIQRGKFSSTATLMRGMMVMQKLFDSVDLEISDNRKQAILKATRKLT